The sequence NNNNNNNNNNNNNNNNNNNNNNNNNNNNNNNNNNNNNNNNNNNNNNNNNNNNNNNNNNNNNNNNNNNNNNNNNNNNNNNNNNNNNNNNNNNNNNNNNNNNNNNNNNNNNNNNNNNNNNNNNNNNNNNNNNNNNNNNNNNNNNNNNNNNNNNNNNNNNNNNNNNNNNNNNNNNNNNNNNNNNNNNNNNNNNNNNNNNNNNNNNNNNNNNNNNNNNNNNNNNNNNNNNNNNNNNNNNNNNNNNNNNNNNNNNNNNNNNNNNNNNNNNNNNNNNNNNNNNNNNNNNNNNNNNNNNNNNNNNNNNNNNNNNNNNNNNNNNNNNNNNNNNNNNNNNNNNNNNNNNNNNNNNNNNNNNNNNNNNNNNNNNNNNNNNNNNNNNNNNNNNNNNNNNNNNNNNNNNNNNNNNNNNNNNNNNNNNNNNNNNNNNNNNNNNNNNNNNNNNNNNNNNNNNNNNNNNNNNNNNNNNNNNNNNNNNNNNNNNNNNNNNNNNNNNNNNNNNNNNNNNNNNNNNNNNNNNNNNNNNNNNNNNNNNNNNNNNNNNNNNNNNNNNNNNNNNNNNNNNNNNNNNNNNNNNNNNNNNNNNNNNNNNNNNNNNNNNNNNNNNNNNNNNNNNNNNNNNNNNNNNNNNNNNNNNNNNNNNNNNNNNNNNNNNNNNNNNNNNNNNNNNNNNNNNNNNNAATATTTCATTTTTCTAAATAAAgtattatactttaattttaaaaacttattttttgCAATATATCTCATCATCATTCGTAGTAAATTTtgctatattaaaattatatttaccTCATCAATAATGTCTTTATTATTGCTAGCTTTCGAAATCTTCTTTTACAAATATAAATCTATTACAACTAAAATGTCAATATTCTATTATCAGCTTATCATCTACAGTTCATACTGTTAAGTGGGTTTTATTTACAGTTATGTaaggtttttatattttttattttacgggAATATTATTGTCTATCTGTTTTTCCAAAACATGTCACATGTGAGCTTGGTTATTTTTTATACAATAAACCTTTTTTTGTGACTATTTATACAACAAACTTGATTATTTAATCAATAAttacaattatatattattactaCCAAATTAATACACACTAAAAGTGACTTCAATTCACTATTttatttagtcaccaaaaaaaaatcactattttatttattaaatataataataatactaataataagtGTGAGATTGAGTGATATAGTAAATACTATGTTTATCTTAATAAATATTCTTAAAGTATaagttttaaaataatataataaataaatatttgttTACTAAAGCTTACATTATTTATTTCTCACATAAATATAATAAGAGAAAATTTTGTGCATACAAATTTAACCCATCAATTTTAGTACATGCATACTAAAAATGTCTAACTAACTTGATTTAAAATACATCAAATGATTTATGGgtttcaaaaatatttatttacGTGTCTACTGTCTATCTACAtgtgtttttttattattattcttctcAAAATTTTCTTGTATTTAAATATAACATACTAAATTTATGTGTATATAAGAATTACACATATAGTTTAATCAGTCTCTCTAACTGCTTACAGACATCAATTTAATTTTCATCAGGTCATAATTCATTGATCATTTTAATTCATGATGGATCCATCGTTATTATTTTGCTAATGCATATCGTTAAGTAATACGCTATTTCTTAATTATATAATAGTTCTGAATTAGTTGTTGCGTTTATCAAGATAATAACTTTCAGTTCAAGTCTCCATTGAATTATTCAAGTTCAGATTCTGTTGATACACACAGAAAAGAGCCACCTCTGGTGTTTTATACATAACAGTAACATAAGCAAACTTCGTTAAAATGTATGCAATTACTGGTTACTTTGGAGAGCACAATTTGAAAGTGACATGCTTCACTGTGTTTATCAAAAAGAAGAACATAACAGGGGTGATGCATATTTGCAAATTAATAAATCTACAtagcaagaaagaaagaaagagagcaaTTACCTCAGACACTTATTAAGGGGTGAGAAACCCGTGTTGGAGAAGGGGAGCGCGTGCAAAGTGTTCATCAATGGCATTCGGAAGAATGTGTCAAGAGAATTTGCACGTGCCCTGCTTCTCCAACAAGGAGTTTCTCATCCATTAGAACTCGTTTAGTTTGAAGTGAGAAAAACAGTGAGAGAAGGGTGGGTATTTATAGGTGGTAATTTAGAGAAGCAATGAGTGAAGTGAGGTTGCTGAGTAGAGAGAAAAGAAAGGGAGTCTGGCAAAGCATGATGGCAAGTACACACAGAAATTCAAAGAAGGGATATCGAAGGAAACCCAAAATGAGTGATGTCTGctttaatatcataaaaaagcCAACAACTCCTTTGTTCATATTGAGGTTcttctctcactctcactctcactctcacttgAACACTTTGGCCACTTGTTTTTCCATTTGTACTAACTCCAATGGCAGCCTTTGGATCAACAATGATGGGTCCCACCATGCATATATACACATGTAAGTGGCTTGCATCTTTAATTTCCCTTTGCATAGAATTGGATGGTGCAAGCAGCAGGAGGAGAAGAATAATGTATGAGTGCACGTAGGCTTTGCGTGTTGGGCGCAAGTTTTTGAGTATGGcatgtgtttgtgtttgtgtttgtgagAGAGTGAGAGAGGTTCTCCCTAGGTAGATATCATTCCCTATATACAATAGGGTCTTTGCCCTTTTCCCCCAAAGTTTTTGGTGGTTTAACAGAGGCTACAACTGCAAGAATTTCAAACACTTAACCtgcagaagaaaaagggaaagaaaaaaatatggtAAAGCAATGAATATGGGGTGAATACTAACAGTGAAGGACACATAACTTCCACACCAGGCAAACTTGGTTTTCAGCAAACATAATCATTGTTGGATCAGgacatattattattttaatactgttaaattataaatataaaagttGCGCCTTTTATCTATGTCTTGGTGAATTTTGTCCTATAATAACAACAACTTATTTATTTTCTGATATGTTTTATTCTCTAAACAAATTTGTATCTCTTAATATTTTTGTAGTTATTTGGCCTTAAATAATATTTCATAAGTTTGTGGTCAATATGTCTCTTGGGGTGTTAATCAAAGATTTTGATTCTTTGTAGAACCCACATTTAATTTAATGGATAATAATTATTGGTGATGGGTGACGACTATGTTCTGTTGATAGCAGATAATTATATTGCGGCAGAGAATGAGAAAAACCAGTGGCGTGGGAGAATAGGTTAAATATGGATTTAAGAGAGTGTCATACATACATTACATGGCTCACACGACACACTCATGTAAGCTTGGCCATCATTATTTGGATTTGGTGAATCGGTCACCCACTGCCATTGCCATACAAGTTGAAATAATGTGCTCAAAGCAAAGGCCAAAGGTTAAAAAAACAAAAGCCAAAAGTGAAAGAGTGCTTGCATGCCTAAAATTTGATAAGGGATACTTACGTGTGATGTCCATGTAAGGAAGGGTACTTTTAGTGTGATACAAAAGATGGATTGGAACTGTTACCACTTTGAAATGGCCATGCCTCTCTACCTCTATGTCTATCTTGTGGAAGAAGAACATAGATTCTGGCTGAGGTCATTATCAAATCTAAGGGACTTAAATATTGGCGTGTGCGTCCTGCATTTGGTATGCAGTGAAAGCTTTATTTGGTCACACACACACCCATTATTCAAAGGCTTTTTGAAACTCAATCATGCCTCCCAAACAGCTAAATTTCTACAGCAATTCATGTCTGTTTTTCCACTATGCTTCGGAGAAAGGAACAGCAATCAAACAAAAAAGGCTTCTCCCTTGTCCATTAAATTTGGGAACTCATTAAGTCTTCAATGCTAAagtgaaaaaaacaaaaacaaggtACTTACCATTGCCACATACATACACATACACTCTCTTTTTGACAAACATCACCCAGTTCTGTTTTTCCTTTCTGCTATTGAAGTATCGGTATTTGAAATAGAACACTCAGATTAACTAGCCCAATTAAAGTATTAAACCATTAGGAAATGTCTatttaataaaagaataaaaatatacgaTTTTAAGTAACAAATATACGATTTTAAGTAGTGTGTCTACATTACCCTTGGCTCCAATACAATATCACAATTCACAATAAGTCTTTTTTAAACAGGAATGGCAAAAGTGCATTAAGGAATTCCATTTAGCCAAAACGAAACGTGAACAATTTAAACTCTCACAAATATTTCAATACAGGCTAGAATAGGAGCATTAGGGTAAGAGTATCAGATCATCAGCATGCTATTTACCAACTTTATTTTCATATATAATGCATATGCAAGCATGTTGTGTGTACCCTTGCTCAAAATCGTTATTTTTCCCACTGATATAGTGTTTATGCTAAAACTTGAGGAAGCTTTCAGGGAGGATCACCAAAATCCAAATGGTTGTTGACTTGGTCACTAAAGACGAGCCTTCATAAGATGGCACAAATACAAGACCAATAAAACTTCGACAAGGTGAAGTAATTTTGTAACTGTTAAATTTGAACCAGAAAGGGATGTATTGAATACGAAATTTTTTCAATGTAGAAGTCATCACCCTAACTACAATCATACAAGAAACATGGCTGCCTAGGGTAAACATCAATTATGCAGATACATAACGTATGAGATGAATTAACAATTCTACTTTGAAGATATAAGACGCCATTTTCACACCACAAGTTGAAGAAACCACTAATCTATTTCTTGGCATAAGTTATCAACATCGGGTTATGTGGTGTTATCTTGAAACCTTGTAGGGCCTGCATTGCTACAGTTGATTGCATCTCATCTCCATATTCCACAAATGCAATTCCTGGCTTCGCTTCCACCATCCTAACTTCCTTGAAACCAGGATATTGAAGAAAGAGCATTTGCAGCATCATGGGAGTTGTCTCATTGGGTAGATTTTGAATGAAGAGAATATTGTTTGGTGGGGCAGGAGCCTCAGGTACCATAGATTTTGCACCACCTGGATACGATACCTGGGATAGTAGCAATATTAGAAAAAAGagtataaaataaaagtaaaaccaACTAAGTAGACATGGTGATCAGGAACACAATGAAACACATTGTTCATGCTTCAGCATGTCATCTCTTCTGACTTTCAAGCAATGACAATAATCTCTTTCCTCCCACTTTAACCAACAATACATTTTCCAGGAAAACCAAAGAAGAAAATTTTCCTGATTCGGTTCAATTTTCTACAAAACATGACCAACCCATATTCTAGTCTTAGAAATCATGCAGCTAGTTTCACACCACGAATGAaattggtaaattgaggtgcaaCTAGTCACTAGAAAACTAGTAGGTGTTTTACATGATCATTGactaaaaaataaacaagaaagtgaggaaactTACAGCAGGagctgcaccataggcaccagcATATGCTGGATTTACGCCCATTCCAGCTAAACCAGGATCAACATGGTCCTTCCGTTTTTTGCCTGCATCATAATGTATCAGAGTCACTTTCATAAAAATTCCTTCCGCATCTAAATGCAACTCTTGACTGTGCATACACAAACTGCTATGGCCAAATTTTACACAAGCTTGTCAGCAAACGCTTTGATCCATCCCAGTTTCTCAGAAGTCAAAACTAGAGGAATCCAGTTCCTTGCTTATTTTTTaggtttcttttaaaaaaaaaggttcactattttgtgaaatttaatAACTACATTTAGATGCCTGAGTTTTAAATTTAGGTTTTTACGGCCATAAAGTTTTAAATTTACATTATATAATATCCATAAAACATAATAGAGAATTAGGAGTGTTGTACCTTTGTCATCATGCCTCTTCCGTTTTTCTCTCGGGACAAAGGTACCATCAGCTTTTGCTATTATATCTGATTTAGTCTTTGCATACTGTATTTTCTGCATACGTTGAAATATTTCAATTTCTTGCAGAAGAATAAGTTCTAAAACATTGACAGGAACAGAGTAAACTATAACATATCTAAATCAGCAGCAGAAACTAAGGAGGTgaagtaaaagaacatgcaagTTGCTTGAACAAATTTGTTCCATTTTccacaaagaaaacaacaaagcaatcttttttcttttaatgcCATGTGTAATTTCGATAATATCCTTTTCTCAAGATAAATTCCAAGACAAACTGATACATGATCAGCAAATAGTTTTTTATGGCATTTGAGCGAGAGATTTGCTATATAACCACTAACAGAAATATATTCATCTGCTGCTAGATGAATCTAAAATCAGATTTGATTCATGAACTTTTCATTGAGGCttgtttaataaaattaattgtGATAACATTCCCTTGTGACTGAAAGTGAATAGGATTTATCTACAAGGCCCCAAACCCTAGTGTTGGTGGTTTAGTTTAAGATGGCAAACCACTGACTAGACTCCTAGTAAATTATGATAGCTGAGATACCTTGAGAACAAATATTGATATATTGTACTCGGCCATTTCTTAGCATCAATTTTTCTCAGAGTCATGGATTATTTCTTTCTAAGATACAGGGCTAGTCCAATTAAAGCTCTTCCTAATTGGTTTAGGGAACTGCTTCTACTGATTAAATAACAAAACCGATAGCCAATATTGCCACTCATCACAAGGGATGAACAATGTAATGCAAATTGAATGAATAATCAAAAGTATTTCCAAAAGTGCTCTCAGAATTCCTAAGCACGCCAAACAGTAAAATCAAAAGTTCAGAAGCGAATCAAACGAAAATTACAGCTATGCACTCAATACAGGTAACAAACCGAAATAtacccaaaaaagaaaaaaaaaaaaatcaaagctgAACTGAAGGAAGAAGCTGGTACCATTGGCTTATCGTAGAAGGGAAAACCTTGCATTTGTCTAAGAGCATTGGAAGCAGAATTAACATCCTCAAACACCACCCAAGCTTGACCCTTGTGCTTCAGAGTCTTGAACGCTAGCACTTCCAGTATCTTCCCGAACTGAGAGAAAACAGCATGCAACGACTTCTTCAACTctgaagggaaaaagaaaaaagaaggaaaattgaaattgaaatcgaACAGAGTGGAAATGCGTGAATGAGAAGTGCAAAAACAGAATAGAAGGTGAGGTACCATCAAGCTTAATCTTTTCGTTAAGGTTGTTGATGTAGATGGTCATGTTCTGAGGGATTTCAGCGATCGCATTGGGTTCAGACATTTTGTTTCACCTGCGATTTCGATTGTTTCCGATGGAAAAGAAAGTGAGGAGCGAAGATGGTAAAACCCTAAGGCTAGAGCCGCTGCCGGAGACGGTGCTCGAAGCCACCATGAATAGCCAACACAACAACCAAGCTGAGTAACAAAACCACTGGGCTTTTTCCCCTGGGTCATAATGGGCCTCCCTAActggaattttattttattacggTTTGTTGGGCCAATATGAGTCCAATTACGAACTCACTGAAACCCAACTTGGGATGCGTAACTATTATGAATTATAATTTGACTTTTGTATCACAGAGAATGCAAGCTCATAGCCTACTGATATGCAACTTGTGATGTCGAAGCGGTCAAATTGTTTGATTATTTTATACCTTTTATTATTCGATGATTCTAGATTTTCTGTATGCGGTTTTTatcatttattttgattttgacgCGCAGAACTCGAAACTAATAAGTGCGTGTAAAACGGGTTTTGCTTCTAGTAACGATGAGCAGAGATGAGAATTATTGAGAAGGTTCTAAGAAGGTGTAAAGATGGATGGTGACAATTGTGAATTTTGCCGGTTATAAGTGGCTATTAGCTGGGTAGGCAGGCTTTCGGTGGTTCATGCACATGAATGTAATAGGAAAGCACGATTGCGATAGAAACGAATTGGGATGCAAGTGGATGACTTGACTACCTTATATACCTAGTAATTCACGGATGTTGCATTAGTATTAGTTGCATTGCACTGGAACTAATTGACAAGGCAAGTTGTGGGGCCCGGCCTTCTGTGGAACTAGAACTCAAATAGGAGTTCGTTTAGTAAAGTCTTTTTAAGAAGTACTATaatgttttttttataaattacacAGATTATGCCCTATTGCCCTTACGtttataaatttttataagataagataaagatgtttttaaaaatatttaaagtaatttttaaaatattattttttaaaaactaatttttataaataatttttaaaaaagtaaaagtTTTATAAAACCAGTCTAAGAAAGGCAAGTCGGCAAGTGCATTTCATGGTCATTCACTGGTTCATTGACCTCAGACGACTTACCAGTTACCAGGTTCCAATTTTGACCAGGTCTAACCGTCTTATCATTGTTAATTTGACGCGCCTTATTCTCTTTCCTGGACCCTTCTCATTCTGAACCCTATATATTCACACTCCCTCTACGCCTCTACCCTCAAATATTCACAATACAGCTGCGGAGagcttcttttctctttcttctttattcattCAGAGATTATAAGCTTTCCTCGGTTACTTAGAATTTGAAATGGCACGCTCTTTCGCTAACTCCAAGGCTCTCTCATCCCTCCTTCAAAACCAAATCTCGAAGGCTCTCACCGCCTCCCGTGGCTACGCTGCGACGGCAACAGGAAGCGTAGCAGCAAGAAGGGGAGGAGGAGCATCCAGCGCCATCAGAAGCAAGAAGTCTTCTTCTTCAGGGGAAGAGAAGGGAGAGAAGGTTTCATGGGTGCCTGACCCTGTCACTGGCTACTACAAACCCGAGAACATCAAGGAGATCGACGTTGCCGAATTGCGTGCCTCCCTTCTCAACAAAAAATGattcaactaactaaccaactcgtCCTTCATGCCTGGCTTAATGATTCGCTGCTTCACATGAAAGCCATGCCTTTAATTTATTTGCACTTGTTTCTTTGTTCTATTGTTACAAAAATCTAATGGAATCAACTTCATTATATGAAAACCGCACTCTGTTCTCTTCTCTGCTTTCAATTCAATGCCATAGTTTTCTTTTTATCACATTAATTACATTAAGTTACGTTGGATCAAGCTCTTGAGAAATTTTGTAACATGAAAAAAGGagaatttaatttcttttgaatTAATACAAATTATAAAGTCAACAGTGATAtcactttaaaaattttatatgttgATACTGTTACTAAATTTTCCAATTGACACTTGAAAGTATATGTATATAGCAAATCTAATTTCTATATATGACCCATGAATGGTGCTGGCTCCACTACCACCTTCTGCGGACATGATTGTCACacctaatataaaatatatattaaaataaaatatatattaaaaataaattaaattatacatatatataaatatattaataactgattttttagtatacaaatagtattttttatatcTTTACTAATCATCCAACCATTAGTATAACTTTATTCTAATATACATTTTGAACTCACGCAAAGTGAATTACATGTCTAAATGTTTAAGCAACGTAGCAACAATGATAATCACGGTACttgattatttaatttgattACACCATTTATGTGAAGCCAATAATTTTAAACGAGAATTTGATAGCAGTAGTATACGATTTTGTTTCTCTTTCTTTTACGTACGTgtggaaaaaaaacaaaaaacaaaaaacacgaGAATGACAGAGGAAGAGTTTAAATGCAAATTGGAAACTACATACTCCTATTTTGTTGGTAAGTAATGCTTACTGAATTCATTTATTTTCTAATACACgcatgcatgatttttttttttaattaaaaaacatTTAAAAGACAAAGTGTGTGTGGCAAGTAAATCTTAATTAATTCAGAAGATATGTTGTGAAAAAGAATGAGTATTGGATTTTATAATAACAGCAAATGAGTATTGGAAGCAGTCTACTTTAATTGAATAAACCGCCCAAGCAAGAAACAAAACCCCATTATAATAGTCCCATGAGATTCCTTTTTCCAGCGCATGCATGTGGATAAAGTTCCACTTGTGACCTAAACATTCGACAAAATCTCTCATCTACTTCTGCATTTTTATTAATTAGTTACTTCAAATTATTGGACTATACATGAATAACCAACAGCAGATTAATCTGCCACCACATTTTTATAAGAAACTAACACTAATATTTACTATAATATCAATAAGTGAGTAGTTTAACTTTTGTGCTCAGTTGCTCACATTCTTTGTTTGCTTGGTTATATACACCGAATCGGACTATATAAAGAGTAGACCATATTATGATTTGATTCGTCATCTTGTGTGATTATTCCAATTCCAATATTCATCACTAGCGATAGCCTCAATAACAAATTTTGATGCAATCTAAGAATTAAATTACACACTTTAAACAATTTTTTGAATAGGGTGTATTGGTTTGGCAGGGTATAATAATTCATATGAGGTATGATACATANNNNNNNNNNNNNNNNNNNNNNNNNNNNNNTGTTTATACTcgtcaaataataataaaaaaatataaaaaattgttgGTCTCAAAAATTTCTTTAATTGATATTTCAACCAACTAACGGGATTTGGAGATCAATTATACCACTTATGGAATTGGAAATTGATGAATGATGAGTCACCGTCATTCACCACCACCAGTGCTTAAATTTTCATATTATTATGTGGAAGCTAAGATCTAAAAATAATGTTACACCTAATTCAGATGAAAGGCTACCTGAAAAGTAGTTCTTTCCTAATAATTGAATTACAAACATATGTATAAGAGGGAAGCATGCGATGTTTACCATACAAAGGAGTGGACAATAAAGATCCCAGTGAGTGTGAGACTA is a genomic window of Arachis ipaensis cultivar K30076 chromosome B06, Araip1.1, whole genome shotgun sequence containing:
- the LOC107645641 gene encoding U1 small nuclear ribonucleoprotein A codes for the protein MSEPNAIAEIPQNMTIYINNLNEKIKLDELKKSLHAVFSQFGKILEVLAFKTLKHKGQAWVVFEDVNSASNALRQMQGFPFYDKPMKIQYAKTKSDIIAKADGTFVPREKRKRHDDKGKKRKDHVDPGLAGMGVNPAYAGAYGAAPAVSYPGGAKSMVPEAPAPPNNILFIQNLPNETTPMMLQMLFLQYPGFKEVRMVEAKPGIAFVEYGDEMQSTVAMQALQGFKITPHNPMLITYAKK
- the LOC107645642 gene encoding indole-3-acetic acid-induced protein ARG2 — its product is MARSFANSKALSSLLQNQISKALTASRGYAATATGSVAARRGGGASSAIRSKKSSSSGEEKGEKVSWVPDPVTGYYKPENIKEIDVAELRASLLNKK